A stretch of the Malus domestica chromosome 08, GDT2T_hap1 genome encodes the following:
- the LOC114823109 gene encoding chaperone protein dnaJ 1, mitochondrial-like isoform X6, translating into MLKWSFLGLLRRRLVSSVAVAAESPIVQVDWHRGHSWFNKALYPTPGSSSGGAVAGLASSLGNRYFHASGFCRAPERDYYETLGVSKNASGDEIKKAFRTLAKKYHPDANRDNPSSKRNFQEIRDAYETLQDPEKRAQYDRMRSSGSENVGYTAGGAEGFRNENQSHGSAGAQGFRYGFETNFSSSFHKIFQEIFEHEFDQAGSNIQVELSLSFPEAARGCTKHLSVISHVPCDSCYGRGYPLNAKTKVCPTCRGYSSSIHINMQYV; encoded by the exons ATGCTAAAATGGAGCTTCCTTGGCCTG TTGCGGAGGCGTTTGGTGTCGTCGGTGGCGGTGGCGGCAGAGTCGCCTATTGTTCAAGTTGATTGGCATAGGGGCCACTCCTGGTTCAATAAGGCATTGTATCCAACACCTG GTTCGAGCTCTGGCGGTGCGGTGGCTGGTTTGGCTAGCTCATTGGGAAATCGTTATTTCCATGCCTCAG GGTTTTGCCGCGCACCTGAACGAGATTATTATGAGACTCTCGGTGTTTCGAAAAATGCAAGCGGAGATGAGATTAAAAAGGCTTTTCGCACG CTTGCCAAGAAATACCATCCAGATGCAAATAGGGACAATCCTTCTTCTAAAAGAAACTTTCAAGAGATAAGAGATGCCTATGAG ACTTTGCAAGATCCTGAAAAGAGGGCACAATATGACAGG ATGCGCTCAAGTGGGTCGGAAAACGTAGGATATACTGCTGGAGGTGCAGAGGGGTTTAGAAATGAGAATCAAAGTCACGGTAGTGCTGGGGCACAGGGGTTTAGATATGGTtttgaaactaatttttccagTTCATTCCATAAAATATTTCAAGAG ATCTTTGAACATGAGTTCGATCAAGCTGGATCAAATATCCAG GTGGAGTTGTCACTTTCTTTCCCTGAAGCTGCTAGAGGATGCACAAAGCATCTCTCTGTCATTTCACATGTTCCCTGTGATTCGTGCT ATGGGCGTGGCTATCCACTAAATGCCAAGACCAAAGTTTGTCCTACTTGCAGAG GTTACAGTTCCTCCATTCACATCAACATGCAGTACGTGTAA
- the LOC114823108 gene encoding glutathione transferase GST 23-like — MSGESVKLLGYWASPFALRVKWALKLKEIEYQYVEEDLPNKSPLLLRYNPVHKKVPVLVHDGKPVAESLIILEYIDETWKHNPILPQDPYERAQARFWARFIDEKCVPAIMSAFTNQGEEKEKAAKEARENLKTLESALAGKDFFGGETVGFVDIAAGWIGLWARIVEEIADVNLIDTETMPLLNAWFGRVLEAPVLKECVPPQDKLLEHNRGFHKILTAASS, encoded by the exons ATGTCTGGAGAATCAGTGAAATTGCTTGGGTACTGGGCAAGTCCTTTTGCTCTCAGAGTAAAATGGGCTTTGAAACTCAAAGAGATTGAGTACCAGTATGTTGAAGAGGACCTCCCAAACAAGAGCCCCTTGCTCCTCCGTTACAACCCCGTCCACAAAAAAGTACCCGTTCTTGTGCACGACGGCAAGCCGGTCGCGGAATCGCTCATTATACTCGAATACATCGATGAGACGTGGAAGCACAATCCGATCCTGCCGCAAGATCCCTACGAAAGGGCACAGGCACGCTTCTGGGCCAGATTCATCGATGAAAAG TGTGTGCCGGCAATTATGAGTGCATTCACCAACCAAGgggaggagaaagagaaggCGGCAAAAGAAGCGCGAGAGAACCTTAAGACGTTGGAAAGTGCCCTTGCTGGAAAGGACTTCTTCGGAGGAGAAACCGTTGGCTTTGTGGACATAGCTGCTGGGTGGATTGGATTGTGGGCTAGAATCGTCGAGGAGATAGCAGACGTAAACCTGATTGATACCGAGACCATGCCTCTGCTCAACGCTTGGTTTGGAAGAGTTCTCGAGGCTCCTGTTCTCAAAGAATGCGTGCCCCCTCAAGATAAATTGCTGGAGCACAACAGAGGGTTTCACAAGATTTTGACAGCAGCATCAAGTTGA
- the LOC114823106 gene encoding phosphoribosylaminoimidazole-succinocarboxamide synthase, chloroplastic-like, protein MAQYTPTLNPPKTLIPKLSNPNPSFSSFSTFTIPKPKSINFPKFSISVTAAQNQQHRQQPPSLEALINSDRKEEVLGVIKSSSSHSLSETNLHLTVPGLKSKTRGKVRDVYDSGDYLVMVTTDRQSAFDRILASIPFKGQVLNETSLWWFDKTRHITSNAVVLAPDENVTIAKKCSVFPVEFVVRGFVTGSTDTSLWTVYKNGVRNYCGNVLPDGLVKSQKLPANILTPTTKAADHDVPVTPDEIIERGLMTQAEYDEVSRKALSLFEYGQRVALEHGLILADTKYEFGKGQDGSILLIDEVHTPDSSRYWIAHTYEERFQNGLEPENVDKEFLRLWFKDHCDPYEDEVLPDAPEELVCELAWRYIFLYETITKSKFKLPSTEEPIHDRISRNVAQALSSLTR, encoded by the exons ATGGCCCAGTATACACCAACCTTAAACCCTcccaaaaccctaatccccAAGCTCTCAAATCCTAATCCCTCGTTCTCTTCATTCTCTACCTTCACAATCCCAAAACCCAAATCCATAAACTTCCCAAAATTCTCCATTTCGGTCACTGCGGCCCAAAACCAGCAGCACCGCCAACAACCGCCATCCTTGGAAGCTCTGATCAACAGTGATCGCAAAGAAGAGGTGCTTGGAGTTATCAAGAGTTCGTCGTCGCACTCCCTCTCCGAAACCAACCTTCACCTGACAGTTCCTGGCCTCAAATCCAAAACCAGAGGCAAG GTTAGAGATGTTTACGACAGTGGGGATTATCTAGTTATGGTTACGACGGATAGGCAGAGTGCATTTGACAGAATTCTTGCGTCTATTCCCTTCAAAGGCCAG GTCCTTAATGAGACAAGTTTATGGTGGTTTGACAAAACTCGACATATAACTTCAAACGCAGTTGTTTTGGCTCCAGATGAAAATGTAACAATTGCAAAGAAATGCTCTGTTTTTCCCGTTGAGTTTGTGG TCAGAGGTTTTGTGACGGGAAGCACTGATACATCATTATGGACGGTCTACAAAAATGGTGTTCGAAATTACTGTGGCAATGTACTCCCAGATG GCTTGGTAAAAAGCCAAAAGCTTCCTGCAAATATACTCACACCAACAACTAAGGCTGCAGATCATGATGTTCCTGTTACCCCAGACGAG ATAATTGAACGCGGACTAATGACTCAAGCCGAGTATGATGAAGTAAGCAGGAAAGCACTGAGCTTGTTTGAGTATGGACAG CGTGTGGCTTTGGAACATGGCTTGATATTGGCAGACACAAAATATGAATTTGGAAAGGGCCAGGATGGTTCCATTCTTTTGATTGATGAG GTGCATACACCTGATTCAAGCAGATATTGGATTGCACATACTTATGAGGAGCGATTTCAGAATGGTCTTGAACCCGAAAATGTTGATAAA GAGTTCTTGAGGTTGTGGTTCAAAGATCACTGCGATCCTTACGAAGATGAG GTCCTCCCTGATGCTCCTGAGGAACTCGTTTGTGAACTAGCTTGGCG ATACATTTTCCTGTACGAGACaataacaaaatcaaaattcaaGCTGCCCTCCACGGAG GAACCAATACATGATCGGATATCACGCAATGTTGCACAGGCGCTGTCATCTCTGACTCGATAA
- the LOC114823109 gene encoding chaperone protein dnaJ 1, mitochondrial-like isoform X5 has translation MLKWSFLGLLRRRLVSSVAVAAESPIVQVDWHRGHSWFNKALYPTPGSSSGGAVAGLASSLGNRYFHASGFCRAPERDYYETLGVSKNASGDEIKKAFRTLAKKYHPDANRDNPSSKRNFQEIRDAYETLQDPEKRAQYDRMRSSGSENVGYTAGGAEGFRNENQSHGSAGAQGFRYGFETNFSSSFHKIFQEIFEHEFDQAGSNIQVELSLSFPEAARGCTKHLSVISHVPCDSCYGRGYPLNAKTKVCPTCRGIGRVTVPPFTSTCSTCKGSGQIIKVDEDPIFARDGYSWWYG, from the exons ATGCTAAAATGGAGCTTCCTTGGCCTG TTGCGGAGGCGTTTGGTGTCGTCGGTGGCGGTGGCGGCAGAGTCGCCTATTGTTCAAGTTGATTGGCATAGGGGCCACTCCTGGTTCAATAAGGCATTGTATCCAACACCTG GTTCGAGCTCTGGCGGTGCGGTGGCTGGTTTGGCTAGCTCATTGGGAAATCGTTATTTCCATGCCTCAG GGTTTTGCCGCGCACCTGAACGAGATTATTATGAGACTCTCGGTGTTTCGAAAAATGCAAGCGGAGATGAGATTAAAAAGGCTTTTCGCACG CTTGCCAAGAAATACCATCCAGATGCAAATAGGGACAATCCTTCTTCTAAAAGAAACTTTCAAGAGATAAGAGATGCCTATGAG ACTTTGCAAGATCCTGAAAAGAGGGCACAATATGACAGG ATGCGCTCAAGTGGGTCGGAAAACGTAGGATATACTGCTGGAGGTGCAGAGGGGTTTAGAAATGAGAATCAAAGTCACGGTAGTGCTGGGGCACAGGGGTTTAGATATGGTtttgaaactaatttttccagTTCATTCCATAAAATATTTCAAGAG ATCTTTGAACATGAGTTCGATCAAGCTGGATCAAATATCCAG GTGGAGTTGTCACTTTCTTTCCCTGAAGCTGCTAGAGGATGCACAAAGCATCTCTCTGTCATTTCACATGTTCCCTGTGATTCGTGCT ATGGGCGTGGCTATCCACTAAATGCCAAGACCAAAGTTTGTCCTACTTGCAGAGGTATTGGGAGA GTTACAGTTCCTCCATTCACATCAACATGCAGTACGTGTAAAGGATCGGGCCAAATAATCAAG
- the LOC114819232 gene encoding pentatricopeptide repeat-containing protein At5g27460-like — protein METQNDFRTLPGDHAMRLQSTINVNGMLEAEEYFEQLSTASKKAACLPLLCGYVVERDTEKAEALMLKLGGLGLIVNPNPYNEMMNLYMSTSEFGNVPLVVQQMKKNKIPLTVLSYNLWMNANAKLSGFGLVEMVYKEMLNDKNVEVGWRTLSTLAWRS, from the coding sequence ATGGAAACCCAAAACGATTTTCGAACGTTGCCAGGTGATCATGCAATGAGGTTGCAGTCGACCATAAATGTGAATGGTATGTTGGAAGCTGAAGAGTATTTTGAGCAACTTAGCACTGCTTCAAAAAAAGCTGCTTGTCTCCCTCTTCTTTGTGGTTATGTTGTGGAGAGGGACACAGAGAAAGCTGAGGCACTAATGCTGAAGCTTGGCGGGTTGGGGCTCATTGTGAACCCTAACCCGTATAATGAGATGATGAACCTGTATATGTCCACATCTGAATTTGGGAATGTGCCCCTTGTTGTACAGCAGATGAAGAAAAACAAGATCCCCTTAACTGTTTTATCCTATAACCTTTGGATGAATGCGAATGCCAAGCTATCCGGGTTTGGTTTGGTGGAGATGGTTTATAAAGAAATGTTGAATGATAAGAATGTTGAGGTTGGATGGAGAACTTTGTCTACTTTAGCTTGGCGAAGTTAG